The Xyrauchen texanus isolate HMW12.3.18 chromosome 38, RBS_HiC_50CHRs, whole genome shotgun sequence genome window below encodes:
- the LOC127631855 gene encoding protein phosphatase 1 regulatory subunit 14A-like translates to MFPRSLVPEGRTYSARYLINYFCSSVYPTVSMEMAANRVGRRYNNKVHSPNRGAGREAGLSVQKRQARVTVKYNRKELQRRLDVEKWIDTGLDEMYLGREDEMPEEVNIDELLDLQSDEERTKKLQDILNTCSNNTEVFITELVNKLHGLQKQEDLHNNGIEHPQLHIFPDRQGSSET, encoded by the exons ATGTTTCCGCGCTCCCTCGTGCCAGAGGGACGCACCTACTCTGCCAGATACTTGATCAATTATTTTTGTTCAAGTGTCTATCCGACAGTCAGTATGGAGATGGCTGCGAATCGTGTGGGGAGGCGGTATAACAATAAAGTCCACTCACCGAACCGAGGTGCCGGCAGGGAAGCTGGACTGAGCGTGCAGAAGAGACAAGCGCGTGTCACCGTAAAATATAACAGAAAGGAACTCCAGAGACGCTTAGATGTGGAAAAGTGGATAGATACCGGACTTGACGAGATGTATTTGGGAAGG GAAGATGAGATGCCTGAGGAAGTGAACATTGATGAGCTACTGGATCTACAGAGTGATGAAGAGCGGACAAAGAAGCTGCAG GACATCCTTAATACCTGCAGTAACAACACAGAA GTCTTCATCACAGAGTTGGTGAATAAACTTCATGGCCTCCAGAAACAAGAGGATCTCCACAACAATGGGATTGAACATCCTCAGCTTCACATCTTCCCAGATCGCCAGGGATCCTCTGAAACTTAG